The Macrotis lagotis isolate mMagLag1 chromosome 6, bilby.v1.9.chrom.fasta, whole genome shotgun sequence genome includes a window with the following:
- the LOC141492053 gene encoding Golgi to ER traffic protein 4 homolog — translation MSQEKHIEARERMFSGALLFFSHSQQNSAADLSMLVLESLEISDVKVTDELLENLAKVFSLMDPNSSERVAFVSRALKWSSGGSGKLGHPKLHQLLAITLWKEQNYCESRYHFLHSTDGEGCANMLVEYSASRGYCSEVDMFVVQAVLQFLCLKNKSSASVVFTTYTQKHPSIQKGPPSVQPLLNFIWFLLLAIEGGKLTVFTVLCEQYQPSLKRDPMYNEYLHRIGQLFFGVPPKQTSSYGGLLGNLLNSLMGSGEEEDAEDGQEDSSPIELD, via the coding sequence ATGTCACAAGAGAAACACATAGAAGCAAGAGAACGAATGTTCTCAGGGGcattgttgttcttcagtcacaGTCAACAAAACAGTGCTGCCGATCTTTCCATGCTGGTTTTAGAGTCCTTGGAGATATCAGATGTGAAAGTAACTGATGAGCTATTGGAAAATTTGGCTAAAGTGTTTAGTTTGATGGATCCAAATTCTTCAGAAAGAGTGGCATTTGTATCCAGAGCACTGAAATGGTCCAGTGGTGGATCAGGAAAATTGGGTCATCCAAAACTACACCAGTTATTGGCTATCACACTATGGAAAGAACAGAATTATTGTGAGTCTCGGTATCATTTTCTGCACTCCACTGATGGAGAAGGATGTGCAAATATGTTAGTAGAATATTCTGCCTCTCGAGGATATTGCAGTGAGGTGGACATGTTTGTAGTACAGGCAGTCTTACAGTTTctctgtttaaaaaataaaagcagtgcTTCAGTGGTATTCACAACATATACACAGAAACATCCTTCAATACAGAAGGGACCTCCATCTGTACAACCTTTACTCAACTTTATCTGGTTTCTGCTGCTGGCTATTGAAGGAGGCAAACTAACAGTATTTACAGTATTATGTGAGCAGTATCAGCCTTCACTCAAGAGAGATCCTATGTACAATGAGTATCTCCATAGAATAGGACAGCTCTTTTTTGGAGTACCACCCAAGCAGACATCATCCTATGGAGGCTTATTAGGGAACCTTTTGAATAGTCTTATGGGATCAGGGGAGGAAGAAGATGCAGAAGATGGTCAAGAAGATAGCAGTCCTATTGAACTCGATTGA